The following proteins come from a genomic window of Alphaproteobacteria bacterium:
- a CDS encoding FAD-binding oxidoreductase produces MTKIAVLPADDATNGWSRILARRVPRPPLEREIHADYVVVGAGFAGLAAARRLAENRPQDKIVLIEAQEVGEGASGRNSGFAIDVPHNVGSSLAELEASERFIRLARAAVSQLGALVEAHAIDCQWTQTGKFHAAVTERGASEVLHPFVKELEALGEPYRWVDRKALVGAVGTPHFQTAVYTPGTILMNPAALTRGLADSLPANVTLYEHCPVTEADYRNTVRLSVPNGAVTAPKMIVTTNGFAQHFGFFKGRLLVFASHASLTRPLDDDERQALGGVDNWGLTPANAFAGITMRLTADRRILIRQNVHFQPNFRVSDAQRTDASRTHQRLFAERFPMLPKVTIEHTWTGFLCLSRNHAPGFGRVAPNIYTAVCQNAVGVTKGTIGGTLAADMATGRDNPLIADMESLGAPTKLPPRPFLDLGVRARFAWEIWRNRAEA; encoded by the coding sequence ATGACCAAGATCGCTGTCCTGCCGGCGGACGACGCGACCAACGGGTGGAGTCGCATTCTGGCGCGTCGCGTTCCGCGTCCGCCGTTGGAGCGTGAAATTCACGCGGATTACGTCGTCGTTGGCGCCGGGTTCGCGGGACTCGCCGCTGCGCGCCGCTTGGCCGAGAACCGTCCGCAAGACAAGATCGTTCTTATCGAAGCCCAGGAAGTTGGCGAAGGTGCCTCGGGGCGCAATTCCGGATTCGCCATCGACGTCCCCCACAATGTCGGCAGTTCGTTGGCCGAGCTCGAGGCCTCGGAGCGATTCATCCGCTTGGCGCGCGCCGCGGTAAGTCAACTGGGGGCGCTGGTGGAAGCGCACGCCATCGACTGCCAATGGACACAAACCGGGAAATTTCACGCGGCGGTCACCGAACGGGGCGCAAGTGAGGTACTTCACCCGTTCGTCAAGGAGCTGGAGGCTCTGGGCGAGCCTTATCGCTGGGTCGATAGGAAAGCGCTGGTGGGCGCGGTTGGCACGCCGCATTTCCAAACCGCCGTTTATACGCCGGGCACCATTCTGATGAACCCGGCCGCGCTGACCCGGGGCCTGGCAGACTCGTTGCCCGCGAACGTCACCCTTTACGAGCATTGTCCCGTGACCGAGGCCGATTACCGAAATACGGTCCGCCTGTCGGTCCCGAACGGCGCCGTAACGGCGCCCAAGATGATCGTGACGACCAACGGTTTCGCCCAGCATTTTGGCTTTTTCAAAGGACGCCTGCTGGTCTTCGCATCCCATGCCAGCCTCACCCGACCCCTCGACGATGACGAGCGCCAAGCGCTCGGCGGCGTCGACAATTGGGGGCTGACACCGGCCAATGCGTTCGCCGGGATTACCATGCGGCTGACCGCGGACCGGCGCATCCTGATTCGCCAGAATGTCCACTTTCAACCCAATTTCCGCGTCTCCGATGCCCAGCGCACGGACGCTTCCCGCACCCACCAGCGCCTATTTGCTGAACGCTTCCCGATGCTGCCCAAGGTCACGATCGAACATACCTGGACCGGATTCCTGTGCCTGTCGCGCAATCACGCGCCGGGCTTTGGGCGCGTGGCGCCGAACATCTATACCGCGGTGTGCCAGAATGCGGTTGGCGTCACCAAGGGAACCATAGGCGGGACTCTGGCCGCCGACATGGCGACCGGGCGCGACAATCCCCTAATCGCCGATATGGAGAGTTTGGGCGCGCCCACCAAACTGCCGCCGCGGCCGTTTCTCGATTTGGGTGTCCGCGCCCGTTTCGCCTGGGAAATCTGGCGCAACCGTGCCGAAGCCTAG
- a CDS encoding TetR/AcrR family transcriptional regulator produces the protein MIDRPGTTDNRLDDQGSERPLGRGDWIDTALAILVSDGIDAVKITRLADTMGVTRGSFYWHFENRADLLDALIGRWEAKNTSAVVAAVETAADLTEGILALFDAWMDVGRFDPGLDSAMRDWARRSSRVRATVDDADKRRVDVIAALFERADYDPAESIIRARVIYFSQVGYYALGIEETLGQRVAHIETFYLTFTGRQMDRDLAQAYRRRHGIGPGREQRGSQTRKTAPRRRRG, from the coding sequence GTGATAGACCGGCCGGGAACTACCGATAACCGTCTCGACGACCAGGGCAGCGAACGCCCCCTTGGTCGCGGGGACTGGATCGACACGGCCCTGGCGATCCTGGTCAGCGACGGCATCGATGCGGTCAAGATCACGCGGCTCGCCGATACCATGGGCGTCACGCGCGGCAGCTTTTATTGGCATTTCGAGAACCGCGCCGACCTGCTCGACGCGCTGATTGGACGCTGGGAAGCGAAGAACACGTCGGCCGTGGTGGCCGCGGTCGAGACCGCGGCGGATCTGACCGAAGGCATTCTCGCCCTGTTCGACGCCTGGATGGATGTCGGACGGTTCGACCCGGGCCTCGATTCGGCGATGCGCGATTGGGCGCGACGTTCGTCACGGGTCAGGGCGACCGTCGACGATGCCGACAAGCGTCGCGTGGACGTCATCGCAGCGTTGTTCGAGCGCGCCGATTACGACCCGGCCGAGTCGATAATCCGCGCCCGTGTCATCTATTTCTCCCAGGTCGGGTACTACGCCCTCGGGATCGAAGAGACCCTGGGCCAACGTGTCGCCCACATCGAAACCTTTTACCTGACATTCACCGGGCGCCAAATGGACCGGGACCTAGCCCAGGCTTATCGCCGCCGGCACGGCATTGGCCCGGGACGGGAGCAGCGCGGATCGCAAACGAGAAAGACGGCGCCGCGGCGGAGGAGAGGATAG
- a CDS encoding trimethylamine methyltransferase family protein, with amino-acid sequence MVAEPAPARRGRRRRNRTEAGGKMSRSADLVNLNYVRVRNPYRPIEQFSADQIEAIHEASLTVLREIGIRVLSDEALAIFKGAGAAVDPSSQRVRFDDEMVLEAVAKASPTVKVRARNALRDMEVGGDNVVFCTVGGPPNISDLENGRRSGTLADFTDLARLAQCFDVIHCHGASVEAMDIETRFRHLEITRALLVETEKVPFVYCRGRETVADVMEMVRIARGIPTDRFDAEPSCYTVVNMNSPLQLDIPMSKGIIDFARRGQLMILTPFTLAGAMAPVSIAGALVQQNAEALAGLALSQLVRPGAPVAYGGFTSNVNMKSGAPAFGTPEYVKAAFASGQLARRYNLPWRSSNANASNAPDAQAAYESQMALWGALMGGCNIVMHGAGWLEGGLTASFEKFIIDVEMLQMFAEMFRPEPCDAGALALDAMREVGPGGHYFGAAHTLERYENAFYSPLLSDWRNFETWNEAGSVDATHRAHAIYKDALKNFERPPMDSAIREELDAFVERRQAEGGANLDD; translated from the coding sequence ATGGTCGCTGAACCCGCGCCGGCCCGTCGTGGCCGACGAAGGCGAAATCGCACGGAGGCCGGCGGGAAAATGTCCCGCAGCGCCGACCTCGTGAACCTGAATTATGTTCGCGTCAGAAATCCCTACCGGCCGATCGAGCAGTTCTCGGCCGATCAGATCGAAGCCATCCACGAGGCTTCATTGACGGTTCTCCGCGAGATCGGAATTCGGGTTCTTAGCGACGAAGCTTTGGCCATATTCAAGGGCGCCGGGGCCGCCGTGGATCCGTCGAGTCAGCGCGTGCGTTTCGATGATGAGATGGTTCTCGAAGCGGTGGCCAAGGCATCGCCGACGGTCAAGGTTCGTGCCCGCAACGCGCTGCGCGACATGGAGGTCGGCGGTGACAATGTCGTTTTCTGCACTGTCGGCGGGCCGCCCAACATTTCCGATCTGGAAAATGGACGGCGGTCCGGCACGCTTGCCGACTTCACCGATTTGGCTCGGCTCGCCCAATGTTTCGACGTCATCCATTGCCACGGTGCGAGCGTCGAAGCGATGGATATCGAGACTCGTTTCCGCCACCTAGAGATCACCCGTGCTCTCCTCGTCGAAACCGAGAAGGTTCCATTCGTCTATTGCCGCGGTCGTGAGACGGTTGCCGACGTGATGGAGATGGTGCGGATCGCTCGTGGGATCCCAACCGACCGGTTCGATGCCGAACCGAGTTGCTACACCGTGGTCAACATGAACTCGCCGCTGCAACTCGATATCCCGATGTCCAAGGGCATTATCGACTTCGCGCGGCGCGGGCAGTTGATGATCCTGACACCGTTTACCCTGGCCGGCGCAATGGCGCCGGTGTCGATCGCCGGCGCCCTGGTACAGCAAAATGCCGAGGCGCTAGCAGGGCTCGCGCTCTCACAATTGGTACGCCCCGGCGCGCCCGTTGCCTATGGCGGCTTCACTTCGAACGTCAATATGAAAAGCGGTGCGCCGGCCTTCGGCACGCCCGAATACGTCAAGGCCGCCTTCGCCAGTGGCCAGCTGGCTCGGCGCTATAACCTGCCGTGGCGATCCTCGAACGCCAACGCTTCGAACGCACCCGATGCCCAGGCGGCCTATGAATCGCAGATGGCCCTATGGGGTGCCCTGATGGGCGGCTGCAACATCGTGATGCATGGTGCCGGGTGGCTTGAGGGCGGGCTTACCGCATCCTTCGAGAAATTCATCATCGACGTCGAAATGCTGCAAATGTTCGCCGAGATGTTCCGGCCCGAGCCCTGCGATGCCGGGGCACTCGCCCTCGATGCCATGCGCGAGGTCGGGCCGGGAGGCCACTATTTCGGCGCAGCGCACACGTTGGAACGCTACGAGAATGCGTTCTATTCGCCGTTGCTGTCCGATTGGCGCAACTTCGAGACTTGGAATGAGGCCGGCTCGGTCGACGCCACCCATCGCGCCCACGCGATCTACAAGGACGCGCTCAAGAATTTCGAGCGGCCGCCGATGGATTCGGCAATTCGAGAAGAACTCGATGCCTTCGTCGAGCGCCGCCAAGCCGAGGGCGGTGCAAATCTGGACGATTGA
- a CDS encoding cytochrome-c peroxidase, with protein sequence MVRQDVTRDLPVLRVFLLGIAFALAAAAAWAESRVAQPTDEIRPAGLPPPLTAEDFPILGPDDHARIELGRLLFFDKVLSGNLNIACATCHHPLAHTTDGLSLPLGEGAAGLGVTRHPGNAFTGVQNRVARNSPGLFNLGAKSVTVLFHDGRVERDPSHPAGFRSPAGDKLPPGLDSVLAVQAMFPVATADEMAGHPGENSIASAVATGDLAGENGAWTLLADRLRTIPAYVDLFMKVYPALAGPNDITFVHAANAIAGFETAAFRADNSPFDRWLRGDAFAMDAESRRGARLFYGKAGCSTCHAGPFLSDQGFHAIAMPQIGPGKGDGTGGKGDFGRRRVTDLDADRYRFRTPPLRNAALTGPWGHSGAYGSLEAVVRHHLDPVAAAANYDIGQARLPDRADLAAKDADADSSDWAGVAKANELSPIGLTDFEVADLVAFLAALTDPSSVDLSHLVPSEVPSGLPIYD encoded by the coding sequence ATGGTTCGGCAAGACGTGACCCGGGATCTTCCTGTGCTGAGAGTATTTCTCCTCGGTATCGCATTCGCGCTCGCGGCGGCTGCGGCGTGGGCCGAGTCGCGGGTCGCGCAACCGACCGACGAAATCCGTCCCGCCGGGTTGCCACCGCCCTTGACGGCGGAAGATTTTCCGATTCTGGGGCCCGACGACCACGCCCGGATCGAGCTTGGCCGCCTCTTGTTCTTCGACAAGGTGCTGAGCGGCAATCTCAATATCGCCTGCGCCACCTGCCATCACCCCCTCGCTCATACCACGGACGGACTGTCGTTGCCGCTCGGCGAAGGGGCTGCCGGCCTCGGCGTGACCCGCCATCCGGGCAACGCGTTTACCGGCGTGCAGAACCGGGTGGCACGGAACAGCCCCGGATTGTTCAACCTGGGCGCCAAGTCGGTAACGGTCTTGTTCCATGATGGCCGTGTCGAACGGGATCCGTCGCATCCGGCCGGCTTCAGGAGCCCGGCCGGGGACAAACTTCCTCCCGGACTCGATTCGGTGCTCGCGGTCCAGGCGATGTTCCCGGTTGCGACGGCCGACGAAATGGCCGGTCATCCGGGGGAGAACTCGATCGCAAGCGCCGTCGCGACTGGCGACCTTGCCGGCGAGAATGGCGCCTGGACGCTGCTCGCCGACCGGCTGCGGACGATCCCGGCCTATGTCGATCTGTTCATGAAGGTCTATCCCGCGTTGGCCGGTCCGAACGACATTACGTTCGTCCACGCCGCCAACGCGATCGCCGGCTTCGAGACCGCGGCCTTCCGCGCCGACAATTCGCCCTTCGACCGCTGGCTCAGGGGCGACGCCTTCGCCATGGATGCCGAATCACGGCGCGGCGCTCGCCTGTTTTACGGCAAGGCGGGCTGTTCGACCTGCCATGCGGGACCATTCCTTTCCGACCAGGGCTTTCACGCTATCGCCATGCCGCAGATCGGACCCGGCAAAGGTGACGGCACAGGCGGAAAGGGCGATTTCGGCCGTCGCCGGGTCACCGATCTCGATGCCGATCGCTACCGATTTCGCACGCCTCCCCTGCGCAACGCGGCACTGACCGGTCCGTGGGGCCACAGCGGCGCTTATGGGAGCCTGGAGGCGGTGGTCCGTCACCACTTGGACCCCGTTGCCGCCGCGGCAAACTACGATATCGGCCAGGCGCGGTTGCCCGATCGCGCCGATCTCGCCGCCAAGGATGCCGATGCAGACAGCAGCGATTGGGCGGGCGTCGCGAAAGCCAATGAATTGTCGCCGATAGGATTGACGGATTTCGAGGTCGCCGATCTCGTCGCCTTTCTCGCTGCGTTGACCGATCCGTCCAGCGTGGATCTGAGCCATCTCGTGCCGTCGGAAGTGCCGAGCGGTCTTCCAATTTACGACTGA
- a CDS encoding thioredoxin family protein — translation MAVTESTKLPLGTAAPDFCLPDTDGSDRTLSDFGAAPALLVVFMCNHCPYVIHLKEALARFAAEYKERGLAVVAINANDPEHYPADAPDKMAEDVAAYGYSFPYLFDESQDVAKAYRAACTPDFYLFDGDRKLVYHGQFDDSRPGADLPVTGADLRAASDAVLAASEHDATQSASVGCSIKWKPGNTPDYLG, via the coding sequence ATGGCCGTAACCGAATCGACGAAACTGCCGCTCGGCACCGCGGCGCCCGATTTCTGCTTGCCCGACACCGACGGGAGCGATCGCACGCTTTCCGATTTTGGCGCCGCGCCGGCGCTGTTGGTCGTCTTCATGTGCAATCACTGCCCCTATGTCATCCATCTGAAGGAGGCCCTGGCCCGGTTCGCCGCGGAATACAAAGAGCGTGGACTTGCGGTCGTGGCCATCAACGCCAACGATCCCGAGCACTATCCCGCCGACGCGCCGGATAAGATGGCCGAGGACGTCGCCGCCTACGGCTATTCCTTTCCCTACCTGTTCGATGAATCGCAGGATGTCGCCAAGGCATATCGCGCCGCCTGCACGCCGGACTTCTATTTGTTCGATGGTGACCGCAAGCTGGTCTATCACGGCCAGTTCGACGACAGCCGGCCGGGGGCCGATCTGCCGGTGACAGGGGCCGATTTGCGGGCGGCCTCCGACGCGGTGTTGGCCGCCAGTGAACATGATGCAACGCAATCGGCCAGCGTCGGTTGCAGCATCAAGTGGAAGCCCGGCAATACGCCCGACTATTTGGGCTGA
- a CDS encoding LOG family protein, with translation MAPSKAASPQGPVKAYHNRDFVDGVSARPLRMLAEYLEPFERFEARSISDTILFFGSARIVSAEAAHAELEAVQAAGGDTTVAERRVAMAQYYEATRELAHRLTLWSKGLKDSQRRFVICSGGGPGIMEAANRGASEAKGINIGLGISLPFEESINSYITHDLSFEFHYFYMRKFWFLYLAKAMVIMPGGFGTLDELFECLTLLQTKKIRKHLPIVLFGSAFWNEVVNLEAMAKFGTISEDDLSLIHRTDSIDDAYHYITEQLADYALRHPGAYL, from the coding sequence ATGGCACCTTCAAAGGCTGCATCTCCCCAGGGCCCGGTTAAAGCCTACCACAATCGCGACTTCGTCGACGGCGTGAGCGCTCGTCCCTTGCGCATGCTGGCCGAATATCTCGAGCCATTCGAACGCTTCGAAGCGCGGTCGATCTCCGATACCATTCTGTTCTTCGGTTCGGCGCGGATCGTCTCGGCCGAGGCTGCTCACGCCGAATTGGAAGCGGTGCAGGCGGCCGGCGGCGACACGACCGTCGCCGAGCGGCGGGTCGCCATGGCCCAGTACTACGAAGCGACCCGCGAACTCGCCCATCGCCTGACCCTGTGGTCCAAAGGGCTCAAAGACAGTCAGCGCCGGTTCGTCATCTGCTCGGGTGGTGGCCCCGGCATCATGGAAGCCGCCAATCGTGGCGCCAGCGAGGCCAAGGGTATCAATATCGGCCTCGGCATCTCGCTGCCCTTCGAGGAAAGCATCAACTCCTATATCACCCACGACCTGTCGTTCGAATTCCACTACTTCTACATGCGCAAGTTCTGGTTCCTCTACCTGGCCAAGGCGATGGTCATCATGCCCGGCGGATTCGGCACATTGGACGAATTGTTCGAGTGTCTGACCTTGCTTCAGACCAAGAAGATTCGAAAGCACTTGCCGATCGTATTGTTCGGCAGCGCGTTTTGGAACGAAGTCGTCAATCTGGAGGCGATGGCGAAATTCGGCACGATAAGCGAAGACGACCTGAGCCTCATTCACCGCACCGACTCGATCGATGACGCCTACCACTACATCACCGAGCAGTTGGCCGATTACGCCCTGCGCCATCCCGGCGCCTATCTCTGA
- a CDS encoding acyl--CoA ligase, protein MPAVNLSDLLRTIARIHSEKPALIDQDRALTYGELDDLIDRTASHLLTLGVAPGDRVGLCLHDNADFLIAMFAVWRIDATAVAMDWRGKGAERAAFAARFDVSLVLEHRLAPDGSGYPASVVDGVWHESVARSAPLGPYQRTANRIAYFNMSSGTTGEPTAIPMTHSRLLARAVINYIEGNWGALSVYVSVLPFQFSVARSYCTNVLIAGGAVYVLGSMFNPQQFLEVAERYSANQFALVPPMVRNLIALPASDGLLLPNARSTICLGAVLHSEEKRQALAHISSAFCDLYGTSSGGLISVLPPDAIATHAETVGRPAAHVVVEIIDESDRPVATGETGSLRFLPSETIFLQDKTPDDALPPEMVRDGWHYSGDIARLDEDGFIHLLGRSSDIIIRGGANLYPGEIEAVLTAHPAVKDAAVVPWPSRLLGEEIAAFVVLSADVSKQDLMLLCRTKLSAAKLPRDIFLVDDLPRNTNGKVLKRELSARLTMIDDG, encoded by the coding sequence ATGCCCGCCGTAAATCTTTCCGACCTGCTCCGCACCATCGCGCGGATACATTCCGAAAAGCCCGCCTTGATCGACCAGGACCGCGCGCTGACCTATGGCGAGCTCGACGACCTCATCGACCGCACCGCATCGCATCTGCTCACGCTGGGCGTGGCGCCTGGCGACCGGGTCGGGCTCTGCCTCCATGACAATGCGGATTTTCTAATCGCAATGTTCGCCGTCTGGCGCATCGACGCTACCGCCGTAGCCATGGACTGGCGCGGCAAGGGTGCCGAGCGGGCGGCATTCGCGGCGCGATTCGACGTTTCCCTCGTGCTCGAACATCGGCTGGCGCCCGACGGTAGCGGGTATCCGGCGTCGGTTGTCGACGGGGTGTGGCATGAATCCGTTGCCCGATCGGCGCCCTTGGGGCCATACCAGCGAACGGCAAATCGGATCGCTTACTTCAACATGTCGTCTGGAACGACGGGCGAGCCGACAGCTATCCCGATGACGCATAGCCGCCTGCTCGCCCGCGCTGTGATAAATTATATCGAAGGGAATTGGGGGGCATTGTCAGTCTATGTTTCGGTGCTGCCGTTTCAGTTTTCCGTCGCCCGTTCCTATTGTACAAATGTCCTGATCGCCGGCGGCGCCGTCTATGTCCTCGGATCGATGTTCAATCCCCAACAGTTTCTCGAGGTGGCTGAACGCTACTCGGCCAACCAATTCGCCCTGGTCCCGCCGATGGTTCGGAATCTGATTGCACTGCCGGCGTCCGACGGCTTGCTGCTGCCGAATGCGCGCTCCACCATATGTCTGGGTGCTGTTCTTCACAGCGAGGAAAAGCGGCAGGCGCTCGCCCATATCAGCTCGGCATTCTGCGATCTCTATGGCACCAGTTCGGGTGGTTTGATCAGTGTTCTGCCGCCCGACGCGATAGCGACCCATGCCGAGACCGTGGGCCGCCCCGCGGCTCATGTGGTCGTTGAAATTATTGACGAAAGCGATCGTCCGGTAGCGACGGGTGAAACAGGCTCACTACGGTTTCTCCCCTCGGAAACGATCTTCCTTCAAGACAAAACTCCCGATGACGCGTTGCCGCCGGAAATGGTCCGCGACGGCTGGCATTATTCGGGCGATATCGCTCGGCTCGACGAAGACGGGTTCATCCACCTTCTCGGACGGTCCTCCGACATCATCATCCGCGGCGGCGCCAACCTCTACCCGGGCGAGATCGAGGCCGTCCTAACCGCTCATCCGGCGGTCAAGGACGCCGCCGTCGTGCCATGGCCTTCTCGGTTGTTGGGCGAGGAAATCGCCGCTTTCGTCGTCCTCTCGGCAGACGTGTCGAAGCAGGACCTGATGCTGCTCTGCCGCACCAAGCTGAGCGCTGCCAAACTGCCCCGAGACATATTTCTCGTCGACGACCTGCCGCGGAACACCAATGGCAAAGTGTTAAAACGCGAGCTGTCGGCGCGGTTGACGATGATCGACGACGGCTGA
- a CDS encoding TAXI family TRAP transporter solute-binding subunit, with protein MWQRLAVSLVFAVVVSSVARAEPITVGGSPTGQPLNAMATAIAKVANRHEGLDIRVQPFRGSSQYVPLVNAGELLGGVANALELGFAYHGTGTFDGHPNPNIRLITATYPFRVAFAVMADSGIGSVADLKGKRLPSGYGAAKIGPVLQDGLLANAGLTMADVTAVPITHFSEGRDLFGRGIIDAIIAVIGSSALIEFERRYGDLRVLPISDAPAAMEALRRFIPVAEIATAEPGPRMAGVLEPINVLGYKFFFFASESMPDDVAYKIAKATYGNKADLAAAVPAFNGFDPEQMAPDIGVPYHPGAIKFYKEVGLWQDRN; from the coding sequence ATGTGGCAGCGTCTTGCGGTCAGTCTGGTTTTTGCCGTCGTCGTGTCGTCGGTGGCGCGTGCGGAACCGATCACGGTTGGGGGATCTCCCACCGGGCAGCCCTTGAACGCCATGGCGACGGCGATCGCCAAGGTGGCCAATCGGCACGAGGGCCTCGATATTCGCGTCCAGCCGTTTCGCGGCTCATCGCAATACGTGCCGCTGGTCAACGCGGGGGAGCTCTTGGGCGGCGTCGCAAACGCGCTCGAACTCGGTTTTGCCTATCATGGGACGGGCACGTTTGACGGTCACCCCAATCCCAATATTCGCTTGATCACGGCGACCTATCCGTTTCGTGTCGCGTTCGCGGTCATGGCCGATAGCGGTATCGGTTCGGTCGCGGATCTCAAGGGAAAGAGACTTCCCAGCGGGTATGGGGCGGCGAAAATCGGTCCGGTCTTGCAGGACGGCCTGCTGGCCAACGCCGGACTGACGATGGCCGATGTTACCGCCGTGCCGATCACCCATTTCAGCGAGGGCCGTGATCTTTTCGGGCGCGGTATTATCGACGCGATCATCGCCGTGATCGGTTCCTCGGCGTTGATCGAATTCGAGCGTCGCTACGGCGACTTGCGCGTCCTGCCGATTAGCGACGCGCCGGCGGCCATGGAGGCCTTGCGCCGGTTCATTCCGGTCGCGGAGATAGCGACCGCCGAGCCGGGTCCGCGGATGGCCGGAGTTCTCGAGCCGATCAATGTGCTGGGTTACAAGTTCTTCTTCTTTGCGAGCGAATCGATGCCCGATGACGTTGCCTACAAGATCGCCAAGGCGACCTATGGAAACAAGGCGGATCTTGCGGCGGCGGTGCCGGCTTTCAACGGATTCGACCCGGAGCAAATGGCGCCGGATATCGGCGTGCCGTACCACCCGGGGGCGATCAAGTTCTATAAGGAAGTTGGTTTGTGGCAGGACCGGAACTAG
- a CDS encoding TRAP transporter fused permease subunit: MAGPELDDTEPAEPALPATEVAKSHGPWAALLAACFLVLLVVWALELPRRIGVPLLPEQLAATCLAIAFILIFLFVRPFRFRGRRIIWPDAVLGAVGAAAALYVAADYSNLVENLYNRRVEAAIVGGLMLVVVLEAMRRTVGTGLAILLAVMIIYALFGHYLPGAIQALSTSADILAGYLLLSPNSLVGRPLVIVSSIVVPFVFFGHVFTTGGGGAFMTDLAGAITGRRRGGAAKVAVLSSGLFGSVSGSVVSNVMTTGAFTIPMMRHAGFPARTAAAIEAVASTGGQLMPPVMGTAAFFMIEFLGVSYTEVVAAAAIPAVLYFVALFIQADLIAARLGIGRPPESGSRNVGAILLDGWHFLVPLATIITALVLFNRSPQWAALTGTVVLIVLARIFAYRGRRATVIEILKSLTSAVYQSLPIIIVGCGAGAVLGTLDASGLSFSFGMYLYNSGPDNLPLLLILTASACIFLGMGLPTSAIYILLATLIAPDLVALGVEPIAAHLFVLYFGMMSMITPPIAFGAFAAASLAGTNFVRTALTAIRFGWSAFILPFVFVLTPALIGYGSPGEIIFVVVCATAGIWLISAAMAGYLGGRLGYTSRIFLLVAGILALYPDFSSLPGIVASVAGVLLGAATFAYEYLGTLRGSSA, encoded by the coding sequence GTGGCAGGACCGGAACTAGACGATACGGAACCTGCCGAGCCCGCTCTCCCTGCCACAGAGGTCGCGAAGTCACACGGTCCTTGGGCTGCCCTGCTGGCGGCGTGCTTTCTGGTCTTGTTGGTTGTGTGGGCGCTGGAATTGCCGCGCCGAATTGGCGTGCCCTTACTGCCTGAGCAACTGGCGGCAACCTGTCTTGCGATCGCATTCATCCTAATCTTCCTATTCGTGCGGCCGTTCCGCTTTAGAGGCCGGCGCATCATCTGGCCGGACGCCGTTTTGGGTGCCGTGGGCGCCGCCGCGGCGCTGTATGTTGCGGCCGACTATTCGAATTTGGTCGAGAACCTCTACAATCGGCGCGTTGAGGCCGCAATCGTTGGCGGCCTTATGCTGGTGGTCGTCCTCGAAGCGATGCGTCGAACCGTCGGGACCGGCTTGGCGATACTCCTCGCCGTCATGATCATCTACGCGCTCTTTGGGCACTATCTCCCGGGCGCGATTCAGGCGCTGTCAACATCCGCGGACATCTTAGCCGGCTACCTTTTGCTCAGCCCGAATTCGTTGGTTGGCCGCCCCCTGGTTATTGTCTCCAGTATCGTCGTGCCGTTCGTATTCTTTGGCCATGTATTCACGACCGGCGGCGGCGGCGCATTCATGACCGATCTTGCCGGTGCCATTACCGGACGGCGCCGGGGCGGGGCGGCGAAGGTCGCGGTCCTGTCCTCAGGCCTGTTCGGCTCGGTTTCGGGGAGTGTCGTCTCGAACGTGATGACGACCGGGGCCTTCACGATCCCTATGATGCGCCACGCGGGGTTTCCGGCGCGCACGGCTGCCGCCATCGAAGCGGTGGCGTCGACCGGCGGCCAATTGATGCCGCCGGTGATGGGAACGGCCGCTTTCTTCATGATCGAATTCCTCGGTGTATCCTACACCGAGGTTGTCGCGGCCGCGGCAATTCCCGCGGTCCTCTATTTCGTAGCCCTGTTCATTCAGGCCGATCTCATCGCTGCGCGCCTCGGCATTGGGCGACCGCCCGAAAGCGGAAGCCGCAATGTCGGTGCCATTCTTCTCGATGGCTGGCATTTCCTTGTTCCGCTGGCGACAATCATTACCGCACTCGTCCTATTCAACCGCAGCCCACAATGGGCCGCATTGACCGGAACCGTCGTTCTGATTGTTCTTGCCCGCATCTTTGCGTATCGGGGCCGGCGAGCGACCGTCATAGAAATCCTGAAGTCATTGACTTCGGCCGTCTACCAATCCTTGCCGATCATCATCGTCGGCTGCGGCGCCGGTGCCGTCCTGGGAACCCTGGATGCCTCGGGGCTTTCCTTTTCGTTCGGCATGTACCTGTATAATTCGGGGCCCGACAATTTACCGCTACTCCTAATTCTCACGGCGTCGGCTTGCATCTTTCTCGGCATGGGGTTGCCGACCTCGGCAATATACATCCTGCTTGCAACGTTGATCGCACCCGACCTCGTGGCACTCGGTGTCGAACCGATCGCGGCGCATCTTTTCGTGCTCTATTTCGGCATGATGTCGATGATCACGCCACCCATCGCGTTCGGCGCTTTCGCCGCCGCTAGCCTCGCGGGCACGAATTTCGTTCGCACGGCCTTGACGGCGATCAGGTTTGGCTGGTCGGCTTTCATTCTGCCGTTCGTCTTTGTCTTGACGCCGGCGCTCATTGGCTATGGGAGCCCAGGTGAAATTATCTTTGTGGTTGTTTGCGCGACCGCCGGCATATGGTTGATCTCGGCCGCGATGGCGGGCTATCTCGGCGGGCGGCTTGGCTACACAAGCCGCATTTTCTTGCTCGTTGCCGGAATTCTTGCCCTTTATCCGGATTTCTCGTCGCTACCCGGCATCGTGGCAAGCGTTGCCGGGGTCTTGCTCGGTGCGGCGACATTCGCCTATGAATATCTCGGGACGTTAAGGGGATCCTCGGCGTGA